In Flavobacterium sp. N3904, one DNA window encodes the following:
- a CDS encoding DUF1338 domain-containing protein: MDKNQLLSKLWEQYAEITPSAKKIHTLLEQKGEKIQNDHIAIRTFNDKRVNISVLEKIFVNVGYEARGEYVFESKKLFAKHYEHTTDTDAPRIFISELELEKCSESLQNTVKKLLDDCDPNEFNHPELALNSTFWKSDSQAIYKSLLEESEYAAWMYIYGFRANHFTISVNGLKHFQKLEELNDFLEENGWKLNASGGKIKGTPEKLLEQSSTLADLCTINFEEGSFEIPSCYYEFALRYAMPDGNLYQGFVASSADKIFESTDVKLQN; encoded by the coding sequence ATGGATAAAAATCAACTGCTTTCGAAACTATGGGAACAATATGCTGAAATAACCCCATCTGCAAAAAAAATACACACTTTATTAGAGCAAAAAGGCGAAAAAATTCAAAATGACCACATTGCGATTAGAACATTTAATGACAAAAGAGTCAACATCTCTGTGTTAGAAAAAATTTTCGTAAACGTTGGATATGAAGCCCGTGGAGAATATGTTTTTGAATCTAAAAAATTGTTTGCAAAACACTACGAACATACTACAGACACAGATGCACCGCGAATTTTTATCTCTGAGTTAGAGCTAGAAAAATGTTCAGAATCTCTACAAAATACAGTAAAAAAATTACTGGATGATTGTGACCCTAATGAATTTAATCATCCCGAATTAGCTTTAAACAGCACTTTTTGGAAATCAGATTCACAAGCCATATACAAATCACTTTTGGAGGAATCAGAATATGCAGCTTGGATGTATATCTATGGTTTTCGTGCCAATCATTTTACAATTAGTGTAAATGGGCTTAAACATTTTCAAAAACTGGAAGAACTAAACGATTTCTTGGAAGAAAACGGGTGGAAACTGAATGCTTCGGGCGGAAAAATAAAAGGAACTCCTGAAAAATTATTAGAACAATCCAGCACCTTAGCCGATTTATGCACCATCAACTTTGAAGAAGGTTCATTTGAAATTCCATCTTGCTATTATGAGTTTGCATTACGTTATGCTATGCCTGATGGAAATTTGTATCAAGGTTTTGTGGCTTCATCAGCCGATAAAATTTTTGAAAGTACAGATGTAAAATTACAAAATTAG
- the serA gene encoding phosphoglycerate dehydrogenase — MTENQETFIFDFDSTFMKVEALDVLCEVIYQDSAAGVQILSEIQRLTDLGMEGKLSLKESLTQRIQLLQANRDHIGAVIEELKKKVTASVIRNRTFFKQHAENIYIISNGFKEIIIPIVQEYGIKPEHVLANTFKFDHEGNIIGFDEKDELCENQGKVKKIKSLNLQGEAIMIGDGYTDYETLEGGAVSKFFAFTENVSRKIVVEKASQIAPSLDEILYELSYKASVSYPKNRINVLLLENVHEDAVKIFEHEGYNVETIKGSLSEDELIEKIKGVSILGIRSKTHVTAKVLEHAKKLHAIGTFCIGTNQVDLNACSMKGISVFNAPYSNTRSVVELALGQIIMLVRNTFEKSKMMHAGVWDKSATNSVEIRGKKLGLVGYGSIGSQLSIIAEALGMKVYFYDAVDRLALGNAKKCSSLKELLALSDVVSLHVDGRASNKNLIDADAFEYMKPGVIFLNLSRGHVVDIDALVANLKSGKIRGAAVDVFPEEPSSNDDPFVSELQGMPNVILTPHIGGSTEEAQEDIGHYVANKIINYINTGTTYGSVNLPEIQLPELQSAHRIMHIHENVKGILAQINNILLEYDNNILGQYLKTNETLGYVITDIDNFHNKDLEKKLKKIPNTIRYRILY, encoded by the coding sequence ATGACAGAAAATCAGGAAACATTTATATTCGATTTTGACAGTACTTTTATGAAAGTCGAAGCACTAGATGTATTATGCGAAGTAATTTACCAAGATAGTGCCGCAGGCGTTCAAATATTAAGCGAAATTCAGCGATTAACCGACCTTGGAATGGAAGGTAAATTGTCCTTAAAAGAATCTTTGACTCAAAGAATTCAATTATTACAGGCCAATAGAGATCACATAGGTGCCGTAATTGAAGAATTAAAAAAGAAAGTGACTGCATCGGTGATCAGAAATAGAACATTCTTCAAACAACACGCTGAAAACATTTATATCATTTCAAACGGTTTTAAGGAAATCATCATCCCAATCGTTCAAGAATACGGAATCAAACCAGAACACGTTTTGGCCAATACGTTCAAATTTGACCACGAAGGAAACATCATTGGTTTTGACGAGAAAGACGAATTATGTGAAAATCAAGGAAAAGTTAAAAAAATCAAATCATTAAACCTTCAAGGAGAAGCCATAATGATTGGTGATGGTTATACCGATTACGAAACCCTTGAAGGTGGAGCGGTATCCAAATTTTTTGCTTTTACCGAAAATGTGAGCCGAAAAATTGTGGTAGAAAAAGCCAGTCAAATAGCACCGTCATTGGATGAAATTCTTTATGAACTATCCTATAAAGCTTCGGTTTCTTATCCAAAAAACAGAATTAACGTTTTGTTGTTGGAAAATGTTCATGAAGACGCTGTAAAAATCTTCGAACACGAAGGTTATAATGTAGAAACCATCAAAGGGTCATTGTCCGAAGATGAATTGATTGAAAAAATAAAAGGCGTTTCTATATTGGGTATCCGTTCTAAAACTCATGTTACCGCCAAAGTTTTGGAACATGCCAAAAAACTGCATGCGATTGGAACATTCTGTATAGGAACCAATCAAGTAGATTTGAATGCTTGCAGTATGAAAGGAATTTCAGTTTTCAATGCGCCATACAGTAATACCCGTTCGGTAGTAGAATTGGCTTTGGGTCAAATCATAATGTTAGTTCGTAACACTTTCGAAAAAAGCAAAATGATGCATGCTGGTGTTTGGGATAAATCGGCCACAAACAGTGTTGAAATACGCGGAAAAAAATTAGGGTTGGTTGGATACGGAAGTATTGGATCACAACTTTCTATTATAGCCGAAGCATTGGGTATGAAAGTCTATTTCTATGATGCGGTTGATAGACTGGCTCTAGGAAATGCAAAAAAATGTTCTTCATTGAAGGAATTATTGGCACTTTCGGATGTGGTTTCTTTACATGTTGACGGACGCGCCAGCAATAAAAACTTAATTGATGCCGATGCTTTTGAATACATGAAGCCAGGAGTTATCTTTTTGAATCTTTCAAGAGGACATGTTGTAGATATTGATGCATTGGTAGCCAACTTGAAAAGCGGAAAAATTCGTGGTGCTGCAGTGGATGTTTTCCCTGAAGAACCAAGCAGTAATGACGACCCTTTCGTATCTGAATTACAAGGAATGCCAAATGTAATATTGACTCCGCATATTGGAGGAAGCACAGAAGAAGCGCAAGAAGATATTGGGCATTATGTGGCCAACAAAATAATTAATTACATCAATACAGGTACTACTTACGGAAGTGTAAACCTTCCTGAAATTCAACTTCCTGAACTTCAAAGTGCGCACCGTATCATGCATATTCATGAAAATGTAAAAGGTATTTTGGCGCAAATCAACAATATTCTTTTGGAATATGACAACAATATTTTGGGACAATATCTTAAAACCAACGAAACTTTGGGTTATGTAATTACCGACATCGATAATTTTCATAACAAAGATTTGGAGAAAAAACTGAAAAAGATTCCGAATACCATTCGATATAGAATTCTGTACTAA
- a CDS encoding FAD-binding and (Fe-S)-binding domain-containing protein yields the protein MNLESLEKQLDGKLLYDHTMRTLYASDASAYKEMPLAVAIPKTKEDIQKIIAFARENKSSVIPRAAGTSLAGQVVGNGIVVDISQEFTKILSVDPVEKSCWVEPGVIRDELNIHLRPFKLFFGPETSTSNRCMIGGMVGNNACGARSVIYGSTREHLLEIKGFLADGNEVTFGALTHAEFEDKCNGLNVVSPLEQNIYVQTKELLSSPANRALFDENYPKKSIPRRNTGYALDLLADSQPFGDPIEKFNFCKLIAGSEGTLFFSTAIKLNLVDALKPFAGLVCVHHNSINESLKANLEALKFNPDSVELIDHYILECTKENIEQSKNRFFVEGDPQAILVVEFLRDSKEEIIQAAQEMEELMRSKNLGYHFPIVWGEDTNKVWNLRKAGLGLLSNIPGDAKAVAVIEDTAVDVNDLPDFIEDFNIILKERNLSCVHYAHAATGELHLRPIIDLKTKEGAALFRTIATDIAHLVKKYKGSLSGEHGDGRLRGEFIPLMLGEEIYQLFIQVKNTWDPWGIFNPGKIVNTPPMDTSLRYTPGQDTPMPETYFDFSEHNGIVRAAEMCNGSGDCRKTEKSGGTMCPSYMATRDEKHTTRARANILRETINNSTKENKFDDEGLLEVMDLCLSCKGCKSECPSNVDMAKLKAETLQQYHDKNGVKFRSKLIGNTPKINQLFASVPWLYNFGSKGILGNLMKRSTGFATERSLPLMHKTTFAKWFKSFRQTGNLIQGKVYLYNDEFLNFYDVEIGQAAVKLFNRLGYEVAVPEIGISGRTYLSKGMLKEAREIAEKNIQAFAKEMPENTILVGIEPSAILSFRDEYPDLCRGDFKTKAKSISNRAMLIEEFLAKELDEGRITSDSFTENTERVRMHGHCFQKALSSLVPLKKILMLPKNYTVLNIPSGCCGMAGSFGYEKEHYDISMKIGELVLFPAIRAEEEATLISASGTSCRHQISDGTSRKSFHPVEILFKALK from the coding sequence ATGAACCTTGAAAGTCTTGAAAAGCAATTAGATGGAAAATTACTGTACGACCATACCATGCGTACGCTTTATGCCTCTGATGCTAGTGCTTACAAAGAAATGCCGTTGGCAGTTGCCATTCCAAAAACGAAGGAAGATATTCAAAAAATCATTGCCTTTGCTAGAGAAAATAAAAGCAGTGTCATTCCTCGTGCGGCAGGAACATCTCTTGCTGGACAGGTTGTTGGAAATGGAATCGTGGTTGATATTTCACAGGAATTTACCAAAATCCTTTCAGTTGATCCGGTTGAAAAATCGTGTTGGGTTGAACCTGGAGTGATTCGTGATGAACTGAATATCCATTTAAGACCCTTTAAATTATTCTTTGGACCAGAAACCTCAACCAGTAATCGCTGTATGATTGGCGGAATGGTAGGAAATAATGCCTGTGGTGCGAGATCCGTAATTTATGGCTCCACCCGTGAGCATTTGCTTGAAATTAAAGGTTTCTTGGCCGATGGAAATGAAGTTACTTTTGGTGCTCTTACCCATGCGGAATTTGAAGACAAATGCAATGGACTAAATGTAGTAAGCCCTTTGGAACAAAACATTTATGTCCAAACCAAAGAATTATTATCATCACCAGCCAACAGAGCTTTATTTGACGAAAATTATCCTAAAAAATCAATTCCTAGAAGAAATACAGGATATGCATTGGATTTATTGGCCGACAGTCAACCTTTTGGCGATCCGATCGAAAAATTTAATTTCTGTAAATTAATCGCCGGTTCCGAAGGGACATTGTTCTTTTCAACCGCGATTAAACTGAATTTGGTTGATGCACTAAAACCTTTCGCTGGTTTGGTCTGCGTACACCACAATAGCATCAACGAATCGTTGAAAGCCAATCTAGAAGCCTTGAAATTCAACCCGGACAGCGTTGAATTGATCGATCATTATATCCTGGAATGTACCAAAGAAAATATTGAGCAAAGCAAAAATAGATTCTTTGTGGAAGGCGATCCACAAGCGATTTTGGTTGTTGAATTTTTAAGGGACTCGAAAGAAGAAATTATTCAGGCAGCCCAAGAAATGGAAGAGCTGATGCGTTCCAAAAACCTTGGTTATCACTTCCCGATTGTTTGGGGCGAAGACACCAATAAAGTTTGGAATCTTAGAAAAGCGGGATTGGGATTATTGTCTAATATTCCGGGCGATGCCAAAGCAGTTGCCGTTATTGAAGATACTGCGGTTGACGTCAATGATTTACCTGATTTTATCGAAGATTTCAATATCATTTTAAAAGAACGTAATCTAAGTTGTGTGCATTATGCGCATGCGGCGACAGGAGAATTGCATCTTCGACCAATTATTGATCTAAAAACCAAAGAAGGAGCAGCACTTTTTAGAACTATCGCCACCGACATTGCTCATTTGGTTAAAAAATACAAAGGTTCACTTAGTGGTGAACATGGCGATGGAAGACTTCGCGGTGAATTTATTCCGCTGATGCTGGGGGAAGAAATATACCAATTGTTTATTCAAGTGAAAAACACTTGGGATCCGTGGGGCATTTTTAATCCGGGCAAAATCGTGAATACACCACCAATGGATACCAGCTTGAGATATACACCGGGTCAGGATACTCCAATGCCCGAAACCTATTTTGATTTCTCCGAACATAACGGTATTGTTCGTGCAGCCGAAATGTGCAACGGATCCGGAGACTGCAGAAAAACCGAGAAAAGTGGTGGTACTATGTGCCCAAGTTATATGGCAACCCGTGATGAAAAACACACGACTCGCGCCAGAGCCAACATTCTTAGAGAAACTATCAACAACTCTACCAAAGAAAACAAATTTGACGATGAAGGGTTACTCGAAGTAATGGATTTGTGTTTGAGTTGTAAAGGATGTAAATCCGAATGTCCGTCAAATGTTGATATGGCAAAACTAAAAGCCGAAACCTTACAACAATACCATGATAAAAACGGAGTGAAATTCCGTTCCAAATTAATCGGTAACACCCCAAAAATCAATCAATTGTTTGCTTCGGTGCCTTGGTTGTATAATTTTGGTTCCAAAGGAATTCTGGGAAACCTAATGAAACGTTCGACCGGTTTTGCCACCGAAAGATCATTGCCGTTAATGCACAAAACCACTTTTGCCAAATGGTTCAAAAGCTTTAGACAAACCGGAAATTTAATACAAGGAAAAGTATATCTGTACAATGATGAATTCCTGAATTTCTATGATGTCGAAATAGGTCAAGCTGCAGTAAAGCTATTTAATCGTTTGGGGTATGAAGTTGCGGTTCCTGAAATTGGCATCAGCGGAAGAACCTATCTTTCGAAAGGAATGCTGAAAGAAGCCAGAGAAATTGCCGAAAAAAATATACAGGCTTTCGCCAAAGAAATGCCGGAAAACACAATTTTGGTTGGAATTGAACCATCTGCTATATTATCATTCCGCGATGAATATCCTGATTTGTGCCGTGGTGATTTTAAAACAAAAGCAAAATCGATTTCAAACAGAGCAATGCTTATTGAAGAATTTTTAGCCAAAGAATTAGACGAAGGCCGCATCACATCAGATTCTTTTACAGAAAACACCGAAAGAGTCCGTATGCACGGCCACTGTTTTCAAAAAGCGTTATCATCATTGGTACCACTTAAGAAAATCTTGATGCTTCCAAAAAATTATACCGTCCTCAATATCCCAAGTGGTTGTTGCGGTATGGCGGGATCTTTTGGATATGAAAAAGAGCATTATGACATTTCTATGAAAATCGGAGAATTGGTTTTATTCCCAGCCATCCGTGCCGAAGAGGAAGCGACGCTAATATCTGCCTCTGGAACCAGCTGCAGACACCAAATTAGCGACGGAACAAGCCGAAAATCATTTCACCCTGTTGAGATTCTTTTTAAGGCTTTAAAATAG
- a CDS encoding tetratricopeptide repeat protein, which yields MKNLLFTFFLLISITASAQLTFDKRILDCENKWVVFPEEYGGLHKYGFIYVDSRAVLIFEYRGNLKIDSTGKIKAYPNEENAEIKVPLYPSKTLIAVIPEANLEQLKISKDPGSLSLNKLKEGSIEQLYSWGSIYNAWGEYQKGMELLEKASKINSEYEGLSVQLAYSYNRLQQYKKAIELLKKALVVNPTDAFINKEYIYALVNTQQLDAAIASYTNSLEVCPDKTYVAENAFYILQGYFYKIDKKNFDKWLTQTENVMSSNEQIKKIVEQMKIEMKNEMKKNKQ from the coding sequence ATGAAGAACCTTCTTTTCACCTTCTTTTTACTGATTAGCATTACAGCATCTGCGCAGTTAACGTTTGACAAAAGAATACTTGATTGTGAAAATAAATGGGTTGTATTTCCGGAGGAATATGGTGGATTACATAAGTATGGTTTCATTTACGTGGATTCGCGAGCAGTTCTTATATTTGAGTATCGAGGCAATTTAAAAATTGATTCTACAGGAAAGATTAAAGCATATCCAAACGAAGAGAACGCTGAGATAAAAGTCCCCTTATATCCAAGTAAAACCCTTATTGCTGTAATACCTGAAGCAAATCTCGAGCAATTAAAAATAAGCAAAGATCCCGGTTCGCTAAGCTTAAATAAATTGAAAGAAGGCTCAATTGAACAATTGTATAGCTGGGGTTCTATTTATAATGCTTGGGGAGAATATCAAAAAGGAATGGAGTTATTAGAAAAAGCATCTAAAATCAATAGCGAATATGAAGGATTATCTGTCCAATTAGCCTACTCGTATAATCGCTTGCAACAATATAAAAAAGCTATTGAATTACTAAAAAAAGCGCTAGTTGTAAATCCTACAGATGCCTTCATTAATAAAGAATATATTTATGCATTGGTAAATACTCAACAATTAGATGCAGCTATCGCTAGCTACACAAATTCTTTGGAAGTTTGTCCCGATAAAACATATGTTGCCGAAAATGCGTTTTACATTTTACAAGGCTATTTTTACAAGATTGATAAAAAGAACTTTGATAAGTGGTTAACCCAAACAGAAAATGTGATGTCTTCCAATGAACAAATAAAAAAAATAGTAGAACAAATGAAAATTGAAATGAAAAATGAAATGAAAAAAAACAAACAATAA
- the dprA gene encoding DNA-processing protein DprA → MSEENLFYIMALLRVEGVGDIMAKKLLTHFGTAENVLNAKPSQLSAIDGVGTVLLKNFKDKTIFDKAKQELYFIKNNEIDVLYFQDEKYPDRLKHCIDGPVLLFSSGNVNLKNRKIISIVGTRQITSYGTEFCRKLIEDLAPLDPIIVSGFAYGVDIVAHQLAMDHDLQTIGVVAHGLNQIYPKPHKKYVTKMEQNGGFLTEFWSSSNPDKENFVRRNRIVAGMSEATIVIESADRGGSLITANMANDYNRDVFAVPGRTTDKYSQGCNNLIKTQKANLLTSAADLIYILNWDIEKETKPIQKQLFVTLDDDEQKVYDYLLKTGKELMDIIALHCDFPIYRISGLLLNMELKGVIRPLPGKMFEAI, encoded by the coding sequence ATGTCAGAAGAAAATTTATTTTATATAATGGCTTTGCTCCGCGTTGAAGGGGTAGGTGATATAATGGCCAAAAAGTTGCTCACTCATTTTGGAACTGCCGAAAATGTTTTGAATGCCAAACCTTCGCAACTGTCCGCTATTGATGGGGTAGGGACTGTTTTGTTGAAAAACTTTAAAGACAAAACTATTTTCGATAAAGCCAAACAAGAGCTTTATTTCATAAAAAACAACGAGATCGATGTGCTTTATTTTCAAGACGAAAAGTATCCAGATCGATTGAAGCACTGCATTGACGGCCCAGTTTTACTTTTTTCATCCGGAAATGTCAATTTGAAAAACCGAAAAATAATAAGTATTGTCGGTACGCGCCAAATCACGTCGTATGGAACCGAATTCTGCAGAAAATTAATTGAAGATCTAGCTCCTTTGGATCCCATTATTGTCAGTGGTTTTGCTTATGGTGTGGATATCGTGGCGCACCAACTGGCAATGGATCATGACTTACAAACCATTGGAGTTGTAGCACATGGTCTGAATCAAATTTACCCAAAACCACATAAAAAATACGTCACCAAAATGGAACAAAATGGAGGTTTTTTGACCGAATTTTGGAGTTCTTCGAATCCTGATAAGGAGAATTTTGTTCGACGAAACCGCATTGTGGCCGGAATGAGTGAAGCGACGATTGTCATCGAATCTGCCGATAGAGGCGGTTCGCTCATCACCGCCAATATGGCCAATGATTACAACCGGGATGTTTTTGCCGTTCCTGGGCGCACTACCGACAAATACAGTCAGGGTTGCAATAATTTGATTAAAACCCAAAAAGCAAATCTGCTGACCAGCGCTGCCGATTTGATTTATATTTTAAATTGGGATATCGAGAAAGAAACCAAACCCATTCAAAAACAACTGTTTGTCACGCTTGATGATGACGAGCAAAAAGTGTACGACTATCTTTTGAAAACAGGAAAAGAGTTGATGGACATCATCGCCCTGCATTGTGATTTTCCCATTTACAGAATATCGGGTTTATTGTTGAATATGGAATTAAAAGGAGTGATACGACCTTTGCCGGGGAAAATGTTTGAGGCGATTTAA
- a CDS encoding SPOR domain-containing protein: MKIELYIAQLLYRYQCVTVPGFGAFLTEIQSAQLIENSHSFFPPKKTISFNSHLKNNDGLLANHIAQAEKTSYDYAVSAIEYEVLSWKKALQENKTFSIKSIGVLGLNSDNNIIFTPNEQTNYLAQSFGLTSFVSPIVKREIAFQKIETATEKAVVDQEKPIFNFIPETRKRSPYLKYAAVLVVGLAVTGSIGYPLYQNQIASETILVETAVQKQVQNKIQEATFFIQTPIPAVTLSLKSNEEEVKYPYHIMADAFRSEANAKKRYNQLIAKGYKARILAINKNGLYPVLYGSFSTFSEAEKAKNEIIENDNPDAWILIQSL; this comes from the coding sequence ATGAAAATCGAACTTTACATCGCGCAGCTTTTATACCGTTATCAATGTGTAACCGTTCCGGGTTTTGGAGCTTTCCTAACCGAAATCCAATCCGCTCAATTGATTGAAAACTCGCATTCTTTTTTTCCGCCAAAAAAGACGATTTCTTTTAATTCCCACCTTAAGAACAATGACGGATTATTGGCCAATCACATTGCCCAAGCCGAAAAAACTTCTTATGATTATGCCGTAAGTGCCATAGAATATGAGGTGTTGAGCTGGAAAAAAGCATTACAGGAAAACAAAACTTTTTCGATAAAAAGCATTGGAGTTCTGGGTTTGAATTCGGATAACAATATCATTTTTACGCCAAACGAACAAACCAATTATTTGGCACAATCTTTTGGATTAACTTCTTTTGTGTCGCCAATTGTAAAAAGGGAAATTGCATTTCAAAAAATTGAAACTGCAACAGAAAAAGCGGTAGTCGATCAAGAAAAACCAATTTTTAATTTTATCCCAGAAACCAGAAAAAGAAGCCCTTATCTTAAGTATGCCGCTGTCCTTGTTGTAGGACTGGCTGTCACTGGATCTATAGGTTACCCTTTATACCAAAATCAAATTGCTTCTGAAACTATTTTGGTTGAAACAGCCGTGCAAAAACAAGTGCAAAATAAAATTCAGGAAGCCACTTTCTTTATTCAAACGCCAATACCGGCTGTAACACTTTCTTTAAAATCGAATGAAGAAGAGGTAAAATACCCGTATCACATTATGGCTGATGCCTTTAGAAGTGAGGCCAATGCCAAAAAAAGATACAATCAATTAATTGCCAAAGGGTATAAAGCCAGAATATTGGCAATAAACAAAAACGGTCTGTATCCGGTTTTGTATGGCAGTTTTTCTACTTTTTCGGAAGCAGAAAAAGCAAAAAACGAAATAATAGAAAATGACAATCCCGATGCTTGGATTTTGATACAATCATTATAG
- a CDS encoding S41 family peptidase: MKKITLLLLIILSQTVFAKMQLTEAQKLAATCKVWGFLKYYHPKVADGSKNWDEQLFAILPLVEKSHTKEEFSLVLENWIDGLGEVKKIAPIILPANVEFFDKNFDLSWMNNDKLFAVTLSKKLKFIEENRYQSNEIFEPGFDGLKNLKNYFDLDYNKKDSRILMVFAYWNLVEYYYPYKYVLDQKWDKTLEQILPLALAAKDQKDFYKAMNTMTTKLNDSHVEFAVYGASSSGTITTYFPANCKIIDDKMVVTEILGDSLAQVDNIKIGDVITKIDDKTIKQHIEAYRDLVSASNESSYLDRIVKFILSSDSEKVKVEFLKEGKYETKSMTWFDYHESHRNEFKRGAMKKKEKFKLLDKNIGYVNMGVIKERHIPEMIEALQSTKAIVFDMRNYPNGTFDDIANFINSQEKVFAIYTQPYLNYPGRYVWTDDGRRCGFENKDHYKGKVIVLLNEESLSQAEWTAMCFQTAGNTTIIGSQTAGADGNVFGPDFQGFHTTYSGIGVYYPDRRETQRIGIIPDIEVKPTIKGIQEGKDEVLDRALQFIENGK, encoded by the coding sequence ATGAAAAAAATCACCTTATTGCTCCTCATTATTCTATCGCAAACTGTATTTGCAAAAATGCAACTTACCGAAGCCCAAAAACTCGCCGCAACCTGCAAAGTTTGGGGTTTTCTTAAATACTACCATCCTAAAGTGGCCGATGGAAGTAAAAATTGGGACGAGCAGCTTTTTGCAATTTTGCCTCTAGTCGAAAAATCACATACCAAAGAAGAGTTTTCGTTGGTTTTGGAAAACTGGATTGATGGTCTTGGTGAAGTAAAGAAAATTGCTCCAATTATTCTTCCTGCAAATGTTGAGTTTTTTGACAAAAACTTTGATTTAAGTTGGATGAATAACGACAAGTTGTTTGCTGTAACTCTTTCTAAAAAGTTGAAATTTATAGAAGAAAACAGGTATCAAAGCAATGAAATATTTGAACCGGGTTTTGATGGCTTAAAAAACTTAAAAAACTACTTTGATCTTGATTATAATAAGAAAGATTCCAGAATTCTAATGGTGTTTGCTTATTGGAATTTGGTAGAATATTATTATCCGTATAAATATGTATTGGACCAAAAATGGGATAAAACTTTAGAACAAATACTGCCTCTTGCTCTTGCTGCCAAAGATCAAAAAGATTTTTATAAGGCAATGAATACCATGACAACGAAACTCAATGACAGTCATGTTGAATTTGCCGTTTATGGGGCCTCGTCATCTGGAACAATTACTACATACTTTCCTGCGAACTGTAAAATAATTGATGATAAAATGGTTGTTACTGAGATTCTTGGTGATAGTTTGGCACAGGTTGACAATATTAAAATTGGAGATGTAATTACTAAAATAGATGATAAAACAATAAAACAGCATATTGAAGCATATAGAGATTTAGTTTCTGCTTCAAATGAATCTTCGTATTTGGATAGAATTGTGAAATTCATTTTGAGTTCCGATTCAGAAAAGGTTAAAGTAGAATTTCTTAAAGAGGGGAAGTACGAAACAAAATCAATGACTTGGTTTGATTATCATGAATCTCATAGAAATGAATTCAAAAGAGGCGCCATGAAAAAGAAGGAAAAATTTAAACTTCTCGACAAAAATATTGGTTATGTCAATATGGGTGTCATAAAAGAGAGACATATTCCAGAGATGATTGAAGCATTGCAATCTACAAAAGCAATTGTATTTGACATGAGAAATTATCCAAACGGAACTTTTGATGATATTGCAAATTTCATAAATTCTCAAGAAAAAGTGTTTGCAATTTATACCCAACCTTATTTAAATTATCCGGGAAGATATGTATGGACAGACGATGGAAGAAGATGTGGATTTGAAAATAAAGATCACTACAAAGGAAAGGTAATTGTGTTGCTTAATGAAGAGTCTTTGAGTCAGGCAGAATGGACGGCCATGTGTTTTCAAACGGCAGGCAACACCACCATTATCGGAAGTCAGACAGCTGGTGCAGACGGAAATGTATTTGGACCTGATTTTCAAGGATTCCATACTACGTATTCTGGAATTGGAGTTTATTATCCAGACAGACGCGAAACACAAAGAATCGGTATCATTCCGGACATTGAAGTGAAACCTACCATTAAAGGAATTCAAGAAGGAAAAGATGAGGTTTTGGACCGCGCTTTACAGTTTATTGAAAATGGGAAGTAA